The sequence below is a genomic window from Candidatus Omnitrophota bacterium.
GATCAACAAGTTCAACAGCTCATGTACTTGCTTGAGCAACATACTCATCATCCAGGTGGCTAAAGTACGACTTTACCCTTGGTTATTTCCTCGATGCCCCCAGTTGCTGCTTCAGGTATATATCTCTTTGTCGGGTCGGATCGGCCGGCCAAGCTGCAGCGGATTCGCGCCCTGGAGCAGTCGCTGGGCATCCACCCGCTGGATCGCCATCACATCGATGCCGCGGCGATCTCCACGAACAGCCTCTTGGCGCTGTGCCGCCAGCATCCGGCGGCCAGCCGCCTGCGCCTGGTGATCGTGGAGGCGGCCCAGCGCTTGACCGCGTCGATCGTTGAGGCGCTTCACGCGCAGTCGCCGGCGATCGCCAAGACCGCCGTGGTGGTCTTGATCGTCGACGCCGAGCTGAGCGTTCGTCATCCGCTCGCGCGTCCTCCCGCCTCGATGGTGGTGGAATCCTTTTCGCCTCACGCCTTGGGGGTTCCCAAGCCGTTTGCGCTGACCGATGCGCTCGGCCAGCGGCAGGTCGCCGCCGCGCTGGACGCGGCGGTGCAGCAGCTTCGCCATGGCAAGGAACCGTTGGAATTGCTCGGATTGATCGCTTGGCAGCTGCAGCGATGGGTGACGGTGAAGCGATTGGCGGAGCTCGGCCATTCGGTTGAGGCCATGGCACGAGCCACCGGGTGGAATGCGTGGCAGGTGGAGCGGGCTTCGCGGGAGGTGGCCGCGCGCTCCCTCAGGAGCCTGCAACAGCTGCTGGCGCGATGCTGGCAGCTGGATATCGACGCCAAACAGGGCCGCACTCTTCCCGAGCTAGCCCTGGAGCAGCTCATTATTGAATCTTGCGTTGTCGCGAGTGAGTAGTTACTGCAGTTTGTTGAGTCGAAGAGCAAGGCGGGATTTGAATCGGGAGGCGGTATTGCGGTGGATCACGCGCCGGCTGGCCGCGCGATCGTACTTCTTGGCGATCTGAATGATCAGCTGCTTGGCGTCCTCAAACTTTTTCTCGTTCACCAGGCCGAGAAAGCGTTTGGTCAGCGTTCGGAGTTCTGACTGAATCGCTTGGTTGTGCTGGTGGTGGCGGCGGTCCTTCCGGATTTGCTTCAGCGCCGCATGTTTGATTGGCATGTCTTCCTCCTCAGATGACCGTCCAAAAATCTATTATAGCATCGCCGCAGCCGTCTGTCAGCATCGATCCGCCGCCGTCTCGGATGGCCCGCTCCGCCGGCGTGCTCGCGCTGGCCACGACGGCCAGCCGCGTCCTCGGCTTCATCGGGGCGATGCTGATGGCCGGCCTCTTCGGAACGACCGCCCAATCGCAGGCGTTTGTCGTCGCCTTTCGCCTGCCGAACCTGCTGCGGGACCTGGTGGCGGAAGGGGCGGTGACGAGCGCCTTTGTCCCAGTCCTCAGCTGGTATCGAGCCAAGGCTTCGCCGGAAGAGTTTTGGAAACTCACCCAAGCGCTCTGGACGCGCGCGTCCATCCTGCTCTGCGGTCTCGGCCTGCTCGGCAGCCTGGCCGCACCCTGGCTGGTGCGGCTGATCGCGCCGGGGTTTCTCGCCGATCCGGAGAAATTCGCCCTGACGGTGCGGCTGACACGGATCCTGTTTCCGTTCATTACGCTCGTGGGCCTCTGGGCGTTTTTTATGGGATTGCTCAACAGCCTCCGCCACTTTGCGGTGCCGGCCCTCGGCTCCGCGGTGCTGAATCTGGCGACGATCGCGGCCTGCGTGTGGTGGGTGCCGCTGACGACGCCTGGCATCCTCGCGGTGGCGATGGGGGTCATGATCGGCGGCGCGATGCAACTGGCCATGCAAGTGCCGGTGGCGATGTCGCGCGGGTTCCGCTTCGGCTGGCGCTGGTCGCATCCCGGGGCGAGGGACATCGTGCGGCTGCTCGGGCCGCGGGTGATCGGCTCGGCGGTGTACCAGGCGAGCGTGCTGATGGACACGATCTTGGCTTCGCTCGGCGCCATCGTCGGCGAGGGCGCGGTCGCCGCGCTCTTTTTCGCCAATCGCCTGGTGCAATTGCCGCTGGCGGTCTTCGGCACGGCCTCAGCGCAGGCGAGTTTGCCGACGCTCTCTGAGCATGCCGCCCATCGCGACATGGCGGCGTTCCGCGGCACGCTGATTCACGTGACGCGGATGGTGGGCTTCGTGATCCTGCCCTCCGCGGTGGGGTTGATGGT
It includes:
- the murJ gene encoding murein biosynthesis integral membrane protein MurJ; translated protein: MTVQKSIIASPQPSVSIDPPPSRMARSAGVLALATTASRVLGFIGAMLMAGLFGTTAQSQAFVVAFRLPNLLRDLVAEGAVTSAFVPVLSWYRAKASPEEFWKLTQALWTRASILLCGLGLLGSLAAPWLVRLIAPGFLADPEKFALTVRLTRILFPFITLVGLWAFFMGLLNSLRHFAVPALGSAVLNLATIAACVWWVPLTTPGILAVAMGVMIGGAMQLAMQVPVAMSRGFRFGWRWSHPGARDIVRLLGPRVIGSAVYQASVLMDTILASLGAIVGEGAVAALFFANRLVQLPLAVFGTASAQASLPTLSEHAAHRDMAAFRGTLIHVTRMVGFVILPSAVGLMVLAFPIVGGLFERGAFDHRATVMTAQALICYSIGLLAYAVSKVITGAFYAMHDTWTSVRLALEALSLNLVLCLLLMWPMKIAGLALAAALANSLNAFRLMRRLEQRLGQPLLAPVLAAFGRMLLASIGMGACCALLWYTLDGHLHALMRLLLVIGCGPPAYLLGCWLLRVEEWSRVTQWLRQFPLWRYFAPE
- the rpsT gene encoding 30S ribosomal protein S20 produces the protein MPIKHAALKQIRKDRRHHQHNQAIQSELRTLTKRFLGLVNEKKFEDAKQLIIQIAKKYDRAASRRVIHRNTASRFKSRLALRLNKLQ